A single region of the Candidatus Manganitrophaceae bacterium genome encodes:
- a CDS encoding cytochrome P450 has translation MSTKEYSFPPGPSGKPLVGHLFAFRRDPIRFLMRLAKEYGDAASFKIGSQEMVLLSHPESIKAVLTTDHRNFTKGRGLQWAKRLLGEGLLTSEGEFHRRQRRIAQPAFHRQRIASYGEIMTGYAARMREGWKAGTPFDLHAEMMHLTMGIAAKTLFDADVDSKAHEIGEALSTAVEFFNRFTLPFADLMAELPIPSTLRFKKAKQRLDETIYRMIAERRASDEDRGDLLSMLLHATDEEGTGGMTDLQLRDEAMTIFLAGHETTANALAWTWYLLSQHPEVEAKLHAEIDLLLGDRLPTVDDLPKLQYVEKVLAESMRLYPPAWLVGYRAIDDYSFEKYNVPGGTIFLMSQYVVHHDSRYFPDPFRFDPERWTPEAKAARPKFSYFPFGGGPRVCIGETFAWMEAILVMAAIARRWQLRLVPGHPVVLQPLITLRPRYGMKMVATRRG, from the coding sequence ATGTCCACGAAAGAATACTCCTTTCCGCCGGGCCCGTCCGGCAAGCCGCTGGTCGGCCACCTCTTCGCCTTTCGCCGCGATCCGATTCGTTTCCTCATGCGGCTTGCCAAAGAGTATGGCGACGCCGCCTCTTTCAAAATCGGCTCTCAGGAGATGGTCCTCCTCAGCCATCCCGAAAGTATCAAAGCGGTCTTGACGACCGACCACCGCAACTTTACCAAGGGCCGGGGGTTGCAATGGGCCAAACGGCTTCTCGGCGAGGGGTTGCTCACCAGCGAAGGGGAGTTCCATCGCCGCCAGCGGCGGATCGCCCAGCCGGCTTTCCACCGGCAGCGGATCGCCTCCTACGGCGAGATCATGACCGGCTATGCCGCCCGGATGCGTGAGGGGTGGAAGGCGGGGACGCCGTTTGATCTGCATGCCGAGATGATGCACCTGACGATGGGGATTGCGGCGAAGACCCTCTTCGATGCCGATGTCGATTCGAAAGCGCACGAGATCGGGGAGGCGCTCTCGACGGCGGTCGAGTTCTTCAACCGATTCACCCTCCCGTTCGCCGATCTGATGGCGGAGCTGCCGATCCCGAGCACCCTCCGGTTTAAAAAGGCGAAGCAGCGCCTCGACGAAACGATCTACCGGATGATCGCCGAGCGGCGGGCGAGCGACGAAGACCGCGGCGACCTTCTCTCGATGCTGCTCCATGCCACCGATGAAGAGGGGACCGGCGGGATGACCGACCTTCAGCTGCGGGATGAGGCGATGACGATTTTTCTCGCCGGCCACGAAACGACCGCAAACGCCCTCGCCTGGACCTGGTATCTCCTCTCGCAGCATCCCGAAGTAGAGGCGAAATTACACGCGGAAATCGATCTCCTCTTAGGCGACCGGCTGCCGACGGTCGACGATCTCCCCAAACTTCAATATGTCGAGAAGGTGCTCGCCGAATCGATGCGTCTTTATCCCCCCGCCTGGCTGGTCGGCTATCGCGCGATCGACGATTATTCGTTCGAAAAATATAACGTGCCCGGGGGGACCATTTTCCTGATGAGCCAGTATGTGGTCCACCACGATTCCCGCTATTTTCCCGATCCATTTCGTTTCGATCCGGAGCGGTGGACGCCGGAGGCGAAAGCGGCCCGGCCGAAGTTTTCCTACTTTCCCTTCGGCGGCGGCCCCCGCGTCTGCATCGGGGAGACGTTCGCCTGGATGGAGGCGATTCTGGTGATGGCGGCGATCGCCCGGCGCTGGCAGCTTCGGTTGGTTCCGGGCCACCCGGTGGTGCTTCAGCCGTTGATTACGCTGCGGCCCCGGTATGGGATGAAGATGGTTGCGACGCGGCGGGGATAG